One window of the Salmo trutta chromosome 35, fSalTru1.1, whole genome shotgun sequence genome contains the following:
- the LOC115174676 gene encoding uncharacterized protein LOC115174676 isoform X1, whose translation MAATELQRGLEQAGRGWGTEKVELLDSFDSEMQEWEDQLQDMQRKIEELYNEVQARRGGNDVTMDNSKSDRMHHGNGFCDLPGSHSNRTKDHPRAVVVPNHCSNGCSHGPSGYGEPVNHQIGGYYPNCNGAVELEDLLQDYLGHGHGKTWKTNSALNNVTLVPLLSQHLKEITRGSQDQSVHQDAMKRRPVENERIAQVRFADEEAENRKNRVSHRKSSPCRDLNKPPLRQREGPPVPPRSTSQVASSEPSPALDRKSHPPGVLVDKKCGSPSVLRKFGAMLQKNEGKTLTNTGVVTNQVPIENKCPTPVCQRKELGGSRVPGRLPVQKCQADSIMLTVEMDPSKERGSGGAVRDYRRESQLGEGRGTSMGSYAHPKGPQAGRQRRTEAKARALGGADRETDIGLVQGERARRPAYQPREPILDYRNLSGSHVGAQRIQRGGPVAGQNKDDGLIELLDMLDIEHEYNSSPRATKTVYRKDTQKVSPAELSPATPSLNFSRPARPANQRPPSRWASCAPTALISAPSGPMSRAPSPLAHTPSPIARTPSPALKQQSFCSYLLHTETVIM comes from the exons ATGGCGGCCACAGAACTGCAGCGCGGTCTGGAGCAGGCTGGGCGGGGCTGGGGAACAGAGAAGGTGGAGCTTCTGGACAGCTTCGACTCAGAGATGCAGGAATGGGAGGACCAGCTGCAGGACATGCAGAGGAAGATAGAGGAG CTTTACAATGAGGTGCAGGCTCGTAGAGGGGGAAATGATGTCACCATGGACAACAGCAAAAGTGATAGGATGCACCATGGCAATGGCTTCTGTGACCTGCCTGGCAGCCATAGCAACAGAACCAAGGACCACCCCAGAGCTGTTGTTGTGCCAAATCACTGTAGCAATGGTTGTAGTCATGGCCCCAGCGGTTACGGCGAACCCGTCAACCATCAGATTGGTGGCTATTATCCAAATTGCAATGGTGCGGTGGAACTTGAAGACTTGTTGCAGGATTATCTTGGACATGGTCACGGAAAGACCTGGAAGACCAACTCAGCTCTCAACAAT GTAACCCTTGTCCCACTTCTCTCTCAGCATCTGAAGGAGATCACTAGAGGGAGCCAGGATCAGTCTGTGCACCAGGATGCGATGAAGAGGAGGCCCGTTGAGAATGAGCG GATTGCTCAGGTGCGGTTTGCGGACGAGGAGGCTGAGAACAGGAAGAACAGAGTGTCACACAGAAAGAGTTCCCCCTGCAGGGACCTTAACAAGCCCCCTCTTAGACAGAGAGAAGGCCCTCCCGTACCCCCCCGCTCCACCTCCCAGGTGGCCTCATCTGAGCCTTCCCCAGCCCTCGACAGAAAGTCCCACCCCCCTGGGGTCCTTGTGGACAAGAAGTGTGGTAGCCCCTCGGTCCTCAGGAAGTTTGGGGCCATGCTCCAGAAGAACGAGGGGAAAACCCTCACCAACACCGGTGTGGTGACCAACCAGGTGCCTATCGAGAACAAGTGCCCCACCCCCGTCTGTCAGCGCAAAGAGCTGGGCGGCAGCAGGGTGCCTGGGCGCTTGCCTGTCCAGAAATGCCAGGCGGATTCCATCATGCTTACAGTGGAGATGGACCCCAGCAAAGAACGAGGATCTGGTGGGGCAGTGAGAGACTATAGGAGAGAGAGCCAGCTTGGTGAGGGTAGAGGCACCTCAATGGGTAGCTATGCTCACCCTAAAGGACCCCAGGCAGGGCGTCAGAGGAGGACCGAGGCCAAAGCAAGGGCCCTCGgaggggcagacagagagacagacattggTCTTGTCCAGGGCGAGAGGGCCAGGAGGCCTGCATACCAGCCTAGGGAGCCCATACTGGACTACAGGAACTTGAGTGGGTCCCATGTTGGAGCTCAGAGGATTCAGAGGGGAGGGCCAGTTGCAGGTCAGAATAAGGACGATGGACTCATTGAGCTTCTGGATATGCTGGACATCGAGCACGAGTACAACTCCAGCCCCCGAGCCACAAAGACTGTCTACAGAAAGGACACACAGAAG GTGAGCCCAGCCGAGTTGTCCCCAGCAACCCCGTCACTGAACTTCTCTCGTCCTGCCCGCCCAGCCAATCAACGCCCTCCATCCAGGTGGGCTAGCTGTGCTCCCACTGCCTTGATCTCTGCCCCCTCCGGTCCAATGTCCCGTGCCCCAAGCCCCTTGGCACACACCCCTAGCCCCATAGCAAGAACCCCAAGCCCCGCCCTAAAGCAGCAATCTTTCTGCTCCTATTTGCTCCACACCGAGACTGTCATCATGTGA
- the LOC115174676 gene encoding uncharacterized protein KIAA0408 isoform X2: MAATELQRGLEQAGRGWGTEKVELLDSFDSEMQEWEDQLQDMQRKIEELYNEVQARRGGNDVTMDNSKSDRMHHGNGFCDLPGSHSNRTKDHPRAVVVPNHCSNGCSHGPSGYGEPVNHQIGGYYPNCNGAVELEDLLQDYLGHGHGKTWKTNSALNNHLKEITRGSQDQSVHQDAMKRRPVENERIAQVRFADEEAENRKNRVSHRKSSPCRDLNKPPLRQREGPPVPPRSTSQVASSEPSPALDRKSHPPGVLVDKKCGSPSVLRKFGAMLQKNEGKTLTNTGVVTNQVPIENKCPTPVCQRKELGGSRVPGRLPVQKCQADSIMLTVEMDPSKERGSGGAVRDYRRESQLGEGRGTSMGSYAHPKGPQAGRQRRTEAKARALGGADRETDIGLVQGERARRPAYQPREPILDYRNLSGSHVGAQRIQRGGPVAGQNKDDGLIELLDMLDIEHEYNSSPRATKTVYRKDTQKVSPAELSPATPSLNFSRPARPANQRPPSRWASCAPTALISAPSGPMSRAPSPLAHTPSPIARTPSPALKQQSFCSYLLHTETVIM; encoded by the exons ATGGCGGCCACAGAACTGCAGCGCGGTCTGGAGCAGGCTGGGCGGGGCTGGGGAACAGAGAAGGTGGAGCTTCTGGACAGCTTCGACTCAGAGATGCAGGAATGGGAGGACCAGCTGCAGGACATGCAGAGGAAGATAGAGGAG CTTTACAATGAGGTGCAGGCTCGTAGAGGGGGAAATGATGTCACCATGGACAACAGCAAAAGTGATAGGATGCACCATGGCAATGGCTTCTGTGACCTGCCTGGCAGCCATAGCAACAGAACCAAGGACCACCCCAGAGCTGTTGTTGTGCCAAATCACTGTAGCAATGGTTGTAGTCATGGCCCCAGCGGTTACGGCGAACCCGTCAACCATCAGATTGGTGGCTATTATCCAAATTGCAATGGTGCGGTGGAACTTGAAGACTTGTTGCAGGATTATCTTGGACATGGTCACGGAAAGACCTGGAAGACCAACTCAGCTCTCAACAAT CATCTGAAGGAGATCACTAGAGGGAGCCAGGATCAGTCTGTGCACCAGGATGCGATGAAGAGGAGGCCCGTTGAGAATGAGCG GATTGCTCAGGTGCGGTTTGCGGACGAGGAGGCTGAGAACAGGAAGAACAGAGTGTCACACAGAAAGAGTTCCCCCTGCAGGGACCTTAACAAGCCCCCTCTTAGACAGAGAGAAGGCCCTCCCGTACCCCCCCGCTCCACCTCCCAGGTGGCCTCATCTGAGCCTTCCCCAGCCCTCGACAGAAAGTCCCACCCCCCTGGGGTCCTTGTGGACAAGAAGTGTGGTAGCCCCTCGGTCCTCAGGAAGTTTGGGGCCATGCTCCAGAAGAACGAGGGGAAAACCCTCACCAACACCGGTGTGGTGACCAACCAGGTGCCTATCGAGAACAAGTGCCCCACCCCCGTCTGTCAGCGCAAAGAGCTGGGCGGCAGCAGGGTGCCTGGGCGCTTGCCTGTCCAGAAATGCCAGGCGGATTCCATCATGCTTACAGTGGAGATGGACCCCAGCAAAGAACGAGGATCTGGTGGGGCAGTGAGAGACTATAGGAGAGAGAGCCAGCTTGGTGAGGGTAGAGGCACCTCAATGGGTAGCTATGCTCACCCTAAAGGACCCCAGGCAGGGCGTCAGAGGAGGACCGAGGCCAAAGCAAGGGCCCTCGgaggggcagacagagagacagacattggTCTTGTCCAGGGCGAGAGGGCCAGGAGGCCTGCATACCAGCCTAGGGAGCCCATACTGGACTACAGGAACTTGAGTGGGTCCCATGTTGGAGCTCAGAGGATTCAGAGGGGAGGGCCAGTTGCAGGTCAGAATAAGGACGATGGACTCATTGAGCTTCTGGATATGCTGGACATCGAGCACGAGTACAACTCCAGCCCCCGAGCCACAAAGACTGTCTACAGAAAGGACACACAGAAG GTGAGCCCAGCCGAGTTGTCCCCAGCAACCCCGTCACTGAACTTCTCTCGTCCTGCCCGCCCAGCCAATCAACGCCCTCCATCCAGGTGGGCTAGCTGTGCTCCCACTGCCTTGATCTCTGCCCCCTCCGGTCCAATGTCCCGTGCCCCAAGCCCCTTGGCACACACCCCTAGCCCCATAGCAAGAACCCCAAGCCCCGCCCTAAAGCAGCAATCTTTCTGCTCCTATTTGCTCCACACCGAGACTGTCATCATGTGA
- the LOC115174675 gene encoding protein SOGA3-like has product MHTADSAEAGPEAAPEPSTGTIEAEFVTQQDEGLEDELERLVDENEDLKMEIEEMRTEMDEMRDTFYEEDTCQLQEMRRELERANKNCRILQYRLRKAERKKLRYAQTGEIDEELLRSLEQDLKVAKDVSVRLHHELENVEEKRTKTEDENEKLRQKLIEVEVTKQALQNELDKVKESQKRRGSKEVQKSDKKSAQTPTEDDNDDLKCQLAFIKEEAVLLRKKTAKIDKEKDRLEAELQKYRSFYGDLDSPHPKGEAWGPPTTRESELKLRLRLVEEEANILGRKIVELEVENRGLRAELDDLRGEGEVEGGSSGGAVGGMGAGRGHGEAMTELRQQLQLVEDEAELLRRNLADAEDHNKRVTGELNKLRFKAGTHEGGARHGGGAAGGVCSEKAEALQEELKTARLQINDLSGKVMQLQYEKRVLLSNMQRYDLASHLALRGGISPRDSDAESDAGGTGPSGRRESDDDDSSSRLLPPHRKREGPVGGESDSDEVRNQTRCLTPTRGLYTPPPETAARFLPRNLRDRQQMIDIRVEAERLGRTIDRLIADTATIIAEARVYVSNSDLYGRGEEEEEGGRIREHELLYRINAQMKAFRKELQGFIDRLEVPKPEDREEEPLSMFQPIILLILILVLFSSHSYATIFKLVFLFTLFFVL; this is encoded by the exons ATGCACACGGCTGACAGCGCGGAGGCCGGGCCGGAGGCCGCGCCGGAACCGTCTACAGGGACCATAGAGGCGGAGTTCGTGACACAGCAAGACGAGGGCCTTGAGGACGAATTGGAGAGACTGGTggatgagaatgaagatctaaaG ATGGAGATCGAGGAGATGAGGACAGAGATGGATGAGATGCGTGACACCTTCTACGAGGAGGACACGTGCCAGCTGCAGGAAATGAGGCGCGAGCTGGAGCGAGCCAATAAGAACTGCCGGATCCTCCAGTACCGGCTGAGGAAGGCTGAGAGGAAGAAGCTGCGCTACGCCCAGACAGGAGAAATCGACGAGGAACTACTGAGGAGCCTGGAGCAGgacctgaag GTAGCGAAGGATGTGTCTGTGAGACTGCACCATGAGCTGGAGAATGTGGAGGAGAAACGCACAAAGACAGAGGACGAAAACGAGAAACTGAGGCAGAAACTCATCGAGGTGGAGGTGACCAAACAGGCCCTTCAGAATGAGCTGGACAAAGTCAAGGAG TCTCAGAAGAGAAGAGGAAGCAAGGAGGTTCAAAAGTCAGACAAGAAGTCTGCCCAGACCCCAACAGAG GATGACAACGATGATCTCAAGTGCCAGCTGGCCTTCATCAAGGAAGAGGCTGTGTTGTTGAGGAAGAAGACAGCTAAGATCGACAAGGAGAAGGACCGTCTGGAGGCGGAGCTACAGAAGTACCGCTCCTTCTACGGGGACCTAGACAGCCCCCACCCCAAGGGTGAGGCCTGGGGACCCCCCACCACCCGTGAGTCCGAGCTGAAGCTGCGTCTGCgcctggtggaggaggaggctaACATCCTGGGGAGGAAGATCGTGGAGCTGGAG GTGGAGAACCGGGGTCTGAGGGCGGAGCTGGACGACCTCAGGGGTGAAGGGGAGGTAGAAGGCGGGTCCAGTGGGGGGGCTGTTGGCGGGATGGGGGCGGGCCGGGGCCATGGGGAGGCTATGACAGAGCTGAGGCAGCAGCTGCAGCTGGTGGAGGACGAGGCAGAGCTCCTGAGGAGGAACCTGGCCGACGCTGAGGATCACAACAAGAGAGTGACGGGAGAACTCAACAAGCTCAGGTTTAAGGCCGGGACCCACGAGGGAGGGGCAAGGCATGGAGGAGGGGCGGCAGGGGGAGTATGTTCGGAGAAGGCAGAGGCACTGCAGGAGGAACTGAAGACGGCCCGGCTACAGATTAATGATCTCAGTGGGAAG GTGATGCAGCTGCAGTATGAGAAGCGTGTTCTGCTCTCCAACATGCAGCGTTACGACCTGGCCTCCCACCTGGCCCTAAGGGGGGGCATCAGCCCTCGGGACAGTGATGCAGAGAGTGATGCAGGAGGGACCGGACCAAGCGGGCGCCGCGAAAGCGATGATGATGActcctcctctcgcctcctgCCCCCGCACCGCAAACGTGAGGGCCCAGTGGGCGGGGAGAGTGACTCGGACGAGGTGCGGAACCAAACCCGCTGCCTCACGCCTACCCGGGGTCTATATACCCCACCCCCTGAGACCGCCGCCCGCTTCCTGCCCCGCAACCTACGGGATCGCCAGCAGATGATTGACATTCGAGTGGAGGCGGAGCGTCTTGGCAGGACCATCGACCGGCTCATCGCCGACACGGCAACTATCATCGCAGAGGCACGGGTGTACGTTTCCAACAGCGACCTGTATGGgcggggtgaggaggaggaggagggcgggAGGATCAGGGAGCATGAGCTGCTGTACAGGATCAATGCCCAGATGAAGGCCTTCAGGAAGGAGCTACAGGGCTTCATAGACAGACTGGAGGTGCCCAAAcctgaggacagggaggaggaacCACTGtcg ATGTTTCAGCCCATCATTTTACTCATCCTCATTCTAGTCTTATTCTCCTCCCACTCCTATGCCACCATCTTTAAACTTGTCTTTCTGTTTACCCTTTTCTTCGTCCTGTGA
- the LOC115174677 gene encoding elongation of very long chain fatty acids protein 4 — protein MEAVTHFMNDTVEFYRWSLTIADKRVEKWPMMSSPAPTLAISCLYLLFLWVGPKYMQNREPFELRKTLIVYNFSMVILNFYIAKELLLGARAAGYSYLCQPVSYSNDVNEVRIASALWWYYISKGVEYLDTVFFILRRKFNQVSFLHVYHHCTMFILWWIGIKWVPGGQSFFGAGINSSIHVLMYGYYGLAAFGPKIQKFLWWKKYLTIIQMIQFHVTIGHAGYSLYTGCPFPAWMQWALIGYAVTFIILFGNFYYQTYRRTPHSAPKASKSVTNGISTATNGYNKLEEVEENGKKQQKKGRAKRE, from the exons ATGGAAGCTGTCACCCACTTTATGAATGACACGGTAGAGTTCTACAGATGGAGCCTTACTATAGCAG ACAAACGAGTGGAGAAATGGCCGATGATGTCATCGCCCGCCCCCACCCTGGCCATCAGCTGTCTGTACTTGCTCTTCCTGTGGGTGGGGCCTAAGTACATGCAGAATCGAGAGCCTTTCGAGCTAAGGAAGACCCTCATAGTGTACAACTTCAGTATGGTGATACTCAACTTTTACATCGCCAAAGAG CTCCTCCTGGGTGCAAGAGCAGCGGGGTACAGCTACCTATGTCAACCTGTCAGCTACTCCAACGACGTCAACGAAGTCAGG ATAGCGTCTGCTCTGTGGTGGTACTACATCTCTAAGGGAGTGGAGTATCTGGATACGGTGTTCTTCATCCTGAGGAGGAAGTTTAACCAGGTCAGCTTCCTCCATGTCTACCATCACTGCACCATGTTCATCCTCTGGTGGATCGGAATCAAGTGGGTCCCAGGAGGACAGT CGTTCTTTGGAGCAGGCATAAACTCATCCATCCATGTCCTGATGTATGGATACTATGGCCTGGCCGCTTTCGGACCCAAGATCCAGAAATTCCTCTGGTGGAAGAAATACCTGACCATCATTCAGATG ATCCAGTTCCACGTGACCATCGGCCATGCAGGCTACTCCCTCTACACTGGCTGCCCATTCCCCGCTTGGATGCAATGGGCCCTTATTGGCTACGCCGTCACCTTCATCATCCTATTCGGCAATTTCTACTACCAGACCTACCGGCGCACCCCACACTCCGCCCCCAAGGCGTCCAAGTCCGTCACCAACGGCATTTCCACAGCAACCAACGGCTACAACAAGTTAGAGGAGGTAGAAGAGAACGGGAAGAAGCAGCAGAAAAAGGGAAGAGCGAAGAGggagtga